The following are encoded together in the uncultured Sphaerochaeta sp. genome:
- a CDS encoding ATP-binding cassette domain-containing protein, translating into MEEIIRLEHATVRRQGTAILDDVSFSVFNNEHVAIIGPNGAGKSTLVQVISEEIHPLYSEQTRRILFGRERWQVLQLRQHMGIVSQTIQYLCNSTYRAWEIAISGFFSSIGLDFHHQTTQEQIKTVETVMRRYGVWHLKDKQMNRLSSGEARRILLCRASVHDPQVMLLDEAVSNLDFPSRHQYRETLEALDQSGKTIILATHELSEIIPAIKRIVVMKEGKIVADGEKKDILREDLLSDVYGANVFLDERNGLYTAWC; encoded by the coding sequence ATGGAAGAGATCATACGCCTCGAACATGCCACGGTACGACGGCAGGGCACCGCGATTTTGGATGATGTCTCATTCTCTGTTTTCAACAACGAACACGTAGCCATCATAGGGCCAAACGGTGCAGGAAAAAGCACCTTGGTGCAAGTTATCAGTGAAGAGATCCATCCGCTGTACAGTGAGCAAACAAGACGAATCCTCTTTGGAAGAGAACGATGGCAAGTCCTGCAACTACGCCAGCATATGGGCATTGTAAGCCAAACAATCCAGTATCTGTGTAATTCCACGTATCGGGCTTGGGAAATAGCCATATCTGGTTTTTTCAGCTCCATCGGACTTGATTTTCACCACCAAACTACTCAAGAACAAATTAAAACCGTGGAAACTGTGATGCGTCGCTATGGTGTATGGCATCTGAAAGACAAACAGATGAATCGGCTCTCCAGTGGAGAGGCAAGAAGAATTCTTCTCTGTCGTGCAAGCGTACATGATCCCCAGGTAATGTTGCTTGATGAGGCCGTCTCAAACCTGGACTTTCCCAGCCGTCATCAATACAGGGAGACCCTGGAAGCCCTCGATCAATCAGGCAAGACCATTATCCTTGCGACTCATGAGTTGAGCGAGATTATCCCAGCAATCAAAAGAATTGTGGTCATGAAGGAGGGGAAAATTGTTGCAGATGGAGAAAAGAAAGATATCCTGAGAGAGGACTTGCTCTCAGATGTGTATGGAGCAAATGTCTTTCTTGATGAGCGCAACGGCCTCTACACTGCCTGGTGTTGA
- a CDS encoding GntR family transcriptional regulator: protein MDKEVEMEYIAQTKTARVAAALEEMILDKRIKSGSFLPSQQMLAQKFNTSSRPIREALKLLEAKGLVVIMQGRRAQVRSNSLNQYVESISTSIVNSKISHAKLMRNLMQVRITVATSAAREFTRLESREEYLAQLWSASHKMEAAVPLILHKDAQALKNYNNAEAEFHRTLVYANGNQILSTIYSNLSPMLDAAMTSIKFTPSQMEKRSKDYTYLCEALQNGQTDLAVALVLVTLTTLEKKVMDHYPDEDAIASYA, encoded by the coding sequence ATGGATAAGGAAGTTGAAATGGAGTATATAGCCCAAACGAAGACAGCAAGAGTTGCTGCCGCCTTGGAAGAAATGATTCTAGACAAACGAATCAAAAGTGGCTCGTTCCTCCCTTCCCAGCAGATGCTTGCACAGAAGTTCAACACTTCAAGCCGACCGATCAGGGAGGCTTTGAAACTTCTTGAAGCAAAAGGCTTGGTGGTTATCATGCAGGGGCGCAGAGCCCAGGTAAGAAGCAACAGTCTCAACCAATATGTGGAGTCAATATCCACATCAATCGTCAATAGCAAGATCAGTCATGCAAAACTGATGCGAAACCTGATGCAGGTCAGGATTACCGTTGCCACCAGTGCAGCGAGAGAGTTTACACGTCTGGAAAGTCGAGAAGAGTATCTGGCTCAGTTGTGGAGTGCAAGCCATAAGATGGAAGCAGCAGTTCCCTTGATACTCCATAAGGATGCCCAAGCACTGAAAAACTATAACAATGCTGAAGCAGAGTTTCATCGTACCCTTGTCTACGCAAACGGGAACCAGATTCTCTCCACTATCTACAGCAATCTATCGCCCATGCTCGACGCTGCCATGACCTCGATTAAATTCACTCCATCACAGATGGAGAAGCGCTCAAAGGATTACACATATCTTTGCGAAGCTCTTCAGAATGGGCAGACAGACCTGGCTGTGGCTCTGGTACTGGTAACACTGACCACCCTGGAGAAGAAGGTCATGGACCACTATCCTGATGAAGATGCAATCGCATCCTATGCATAA
- a CDS encoding HAD-IIB family hydrolase: protein MYIALINVHGLVRSDDIEMGRDADTGGQTRYVVDLVKELSSREDVEVDLFTRLIKDSRTNEDYRKSIEQIGEHARIVRLTCGGTKYLRKELLWPYLDEYVDNLISFFRTQKKTPDIIHAHYADAGYVATELAAYFQIPLVFTGHSMGRNKLEYLQSQGVSEDKLNQYYHIQTRIEQEERTMRHASLVITSTNYEKNVLYEPYESQDLSKMEVIPPGLDLDTFFPYYHYEIQDPSITEEMKLAQYSMVKELQRFLTNMDKPFILALCRPEARKNIDLLIDVYGKSKELQAISNLVIVAGIRDDITKMEEGEKQVLTDMLLLMDRYDLYGKMAIPKHHNPQRDVPEIYRLAAMKRGIFVSTAALENFGLTFIEASAVGLPYVGTDKGGVRDIYENCESGILVDISNRKAVEEILYNLLTDTEQWQKLSENGVQHIRQVYNWTAHADTYLDHLKTVLKNKKKQPALATRIGSIEHLLVCDIDNTLTGDKAAADELAKVLNTHHDRIGFAIATGRSFESAQEILKSYSFPTPDILITAVGSEIHYGSKDIPDKGWSHYIRRRWKPEVIKEVLSTFPELEIQEEEGTQRRYKISYNIKKGSEIPSLMERIRTALAEARSMQHLVLSHDTYLDILPYRASKGDAIHYLAWKWGIEANRVLTAGDSGNDRDMFSNPLRSIIVANHEESLNTVRKSKRVFFASKNSAAGVLEGLYHFKVIEE, encoded by the coding sequence ATGTATATAGCATTAATTAACGTACATGGACTTGTTCGCAGCGACGATATTGAAATGGGAAGAGATGCCGACACTGGAGGACAAACTCGGTATGTCGTCGACCTCGTCAAGGAACTCTCTTCAAGAGAGGATGTAGAGGTGGACCTGTTCACCCGTCTGATCAAGGACTCCAGAACCAATGAGGATTACCGCAAGAGCATTGAGCAGATAGGTGAACATGCGCGTATTGTGAGGCTGACCTGCGGAGGGACAAAGTACCTCCGAAAAGAACTTTTATGGCCATATCTGGATGAGTATGTAGACAACCTGATCTCCTTTTTTCGTACACAAAAGAAAACCCCGGACATCATCCACGCCCACTATGCCGATGCAGGCTATGTTGCAACTGAGTTGGCTGCCTACTTCCAGATACCATTGGTCTTTACCGGCCACTCAATGGGACGCAACAAGCTTGAGTATCTCCAAAGCCAAGGAGTGAGTGAGGACAAGCTCAACCAGTACTATCACATCCAAACCCGTATTGAGCAGGAAGAGAGGACTATGCGTCACGCCTCCCTGGTCATTACAAGCACCAATTATGAGAAGAATGTGCTCTATGAGCCCTATGAATCGCAAGATCTCTCCAAGATGGAGGTCATTCCTCCAGGTCTCGATCTGGATACATTCTTTCCATATTACCATTATGAGATTCAGGATCCATCCATCACCGAGGAGATGAAGCTTGCCCAATACTCAATGGTAAAGGAACTACAGCGTTTCCTCACGAATATGGACAAACCCTTTATCCTTGCCCTTTGTAGGCCTGAGGCAAGAAAGAACATTGACCTGTTGATTGATGTCTACGGTAAGAGCAAGGAACTGCAGGCAATTTCCAACCTGGTCATTGTTGCGGGCATCAGGGATGATATCACCAAGATGGAGGAGGGGGAGAAACAGGTTCTCACCGACATGCTATTGCTCATGGACCGCTATGACCTCTATGGGAAAATGGCCATTCCTAAGCATCACAATCCACAGCGAGATGTACCGGAAATCTATCGGTTGGCTGCAATGAAACGGGGAATTTTTGTTAGTACCGCAGCCCTCGAGAATTTTGGCCTTACCTTCATTGAAGCCTCGGCGGTAGGACTCCCCTATGTCGGGACTGATAAGGGTGGAGTGAGAGACATATACGAGAACTGTGAAAGCGGCATACTGGTCGATATCTCCAACAGGAAGGCCGTTGAGGAGATTCTCTACAACCTGTTAACTGACACAGAGCAGTGGCAGAAGCTTTCAGAGAACGGCGTACAGCATATCCGGCAGGTATACAACTGGACAGCACATGCCGATACCTACCTTGACCATCTGAAGACGGTTCTCAAGAACAAGAAGAAACAACCAGCCCTTGCAACGAGGATCGGTTCTATCGAACACCTTCTGGTCTGCGATATCGACAATACGCTGACCGGAGACAAAGCAGCAGCCGATGAGCTGGCAAAAGTCCTCAACACGCATCATGACCGCATAGGATTTGCCATTGCCACCGGGAGAAGTTTTGAGTCAGCACAAGAGATACTCAAGAGCTACTCATTCCCGACACCGGATATCTTGATCACTGCAGTCGGCAGCGAGATCCACTACGGCTCGAAGGATATCCCCGACAAGGGGTGGTCACACTACATCCGCAGAAGATGGAAACCAGAAGTAATCAAGGAAGTTCTCTCCACATTTCCTGAACTTGAGATCCAGGAAGAAGAAGGAACGCAACGAAGGTACAAGATCAGTTACAACATCAAGAAAGGCAGTGAGATCCCCAGCTTGATGGAGAGAATTAGAACAGCCCTGGCAGAAGCAAGGAGCATGCAACATCTTGTGCTCAGCCATGATACCTATCTAGATATCCTTCCCTACCGAGCAAGCAAGGGGGATGCCATCCACTACCTGGCTTGGAAGTGGGGAATTGAAGCCAATCGAGTTCTTACAGCCGGTGACTCCGGGAACGATCGTGATATGTTCTCCAATCCTCTTAGATCGATCATTGTGGCAAACCACGAAGAATCATTGAACACTGTCAGAAAATCAAAACGTGTGTTTTTCGCCTCAAAGAATTCAGCAGCAGGAGTGTTGGAAGGATTGTACCATTTCAAGGTAATTGAAGAGTAA
- a CDS encoding GntR family transcriptional regulator has protein sequence MNGNPMSGQETKSTTIANKLEEEILSKKYQAGENLPSQHELADQFNASSRSVREAFKNLEAKGLIKVRQGKKAIVQSNSLDQFVESLSASMMNKHTPDKKLLTDLMQVRTTIEVSATRELSRDPNRMLIVRSLDRACTRMEHLLPSLEGGKDTELLKQFKSTEFDFHAALIKSNDNIILSSIYENLAPQLYSALDRLPETYSEQRKKVNEYRYLVDALENGQTDLAVALTLVNLTNIKDKFETLDL, from the coding sequence ATGAACGGCAATCCAATGTCAGGACAAGAGACGAAATCTACAACGATCGCCAACAAGCTTGAGGAAGAGATTCTCTCGAAGAAATACCAAGCAGGAGAAAACCTGCCAAGTCAGCATGAGCTGGCCGACCAATTCAACGCTTCAAGCAGAAGCGTACGAGAAGCCTTCAAGAATCTTGAAGCAAAAGGATTGATCAAAGTACGCCAAGGCAAGAAAGCAATAGTTCAGAGCAATAGCCTCGATCAATTTGTGGAGTCACTATCTGCCTCCATGATGAACAAGCATACCCCTGACAAGAAACTCCTCACCGACCTGATGCAGGTCAGAACTACCATTGAGGTTTCCGCAACCAGAGAGCTCAGCCGTGATCCGAACCGTATGCTTATCGTACGCTCTCTTGACAGAGCATGCACAAGAATGGAGCATCTTTTGCCAAGTCTGGAGGGAGGAAAGGATACTGAGCTGCTGAAACAGTTCAAATCTACTGAGTTCGATTTCCATGCTGCCCTGATCAAGTCGAACGACAATATCATTCTCAGTAGTATTTATGAGAACCTTGCACCTCAACTCTATTCCGCCCTGGACAGACTTCCGGAGACCTACAGTGAACAAAGAAAAAAAGTGAATGAGTACCGCTACCTGGTGGATGCTCTTGAGAATGGCCAGACTGACCTTGCTGTTGCCTTGACCCTGGTGAACCTCACCAACATCAAGGATAAGTTTGAGACGTTGGACCTATAG
- a CDS encoding ROK family transcriptional regulator, protein MQFSTPSSARTINRLRVLNLLAREGEFSRSDIARRLTLNKPSTSEIVEQLLQEELVVEKGKAKTANGRRPTTLALQHGSRMVLGVELGSKNTCFTLTDLLGNVLRFERIPTPIKPDAKEHGLTIIKTCLKMRRITKAPIAGITVATSAQISEDGLSILHHDHWPWENVPLAKAISEYTQSPTILVHSLRAMVEAEQWFADEDEKSFLYVNWGEHISGALVQENTIVGEKSRFGHLPVRQTGLCRCGGIGCLETVAAGWALSERFAGKTVKELAQSEDPKATQALLEAAEAMGMALTAASAITGCNRIILGGGISNLPDQYLAVLQKYYRQHAHHSLAGIPVVRSQLKDRSAVLGSVAVGLDRWIFQRRMLQTVQGL, encoded by the coding sequence ATGCAGTTTTCCACCCCAAGCTCAGCCAGGACAATCAATCGCCTGAGAGTACTCAATCTACTCGCCCGTGAGGGTGAGTTTAGTCGCTCCGATATCGCACGTCGCCTAACCCTGAACAAGCCATCCACCAGTGAGATTGTGGAGCAGTTGCTTCAGGAAGAACTTGTCGTGGAGAAAGGAAAGGCCAAGACTGCCAATGGCAGGAGACCCACCACCCTTGCCTTGCAACATGGTTCTAGAATGGTCCTGGGAGTAGAGTTGGGTAGTAAGAATACCTGTTTTACCCTTACAGACCTTCTGGGGAATGTGCTGAGATTTGAACGAATCCCAACGCCGATTAAACCGGACGCAAAGGAACACGGGCTTACCATTATCAAGACGTGTTTGAAAATGCGACGAATCACCAAGGCCCCTATTGCAGGCATCACGGTGGCTACAAGCGCACAAATCAGTGAAGATGGTCTTTCTATACTCCATCATGACCACTGGCCATGGGAGAATGTTCCCCTAGCAAAAGCCATCAGTGAATACACCCAGAGCCCTACCATTCTGGTGCATTCTCTAAGGGCGATGGTGGAGGCTGAACAGTGGTTTGCGGATGAAGATGAAAAGTCGTTCCTCTATGTCAATTGGGGAGAGCATATCAGCGGTGCATTGGTGCAAGAAAATACCATAGTAGGAGAGAAGAGTAGATTCGGACACCTTCCAGTACGGCAGACAGGTTTGTGCCGGTGCGGAGGCATTGGATGCCTCGAGACTGTAGCTGCAGGGTGGGCACTCAGCGAACGATTTGCCGGCAAGACAGTCAAGGAACTGGCACAAAGCGAAGACCCAAAGGCGACTCAAGCTCTCTTGGAAGCTGCAGAGGCAATGGGCATGGCGCTCACAGCTGCAAGTGCAATTACCGGATGCAATAGGATTATTCTGGGTGGAGGTATCTCAAATCTCCCAGATCAATACCTTGCAGTTCTCCAGAAGTACTACCGGCAGCATGCCCACCACAGCCTTGCAGGTATTCCTGTGGTGCGCTCCCAGCTCAAGGACCGTAGTGCTGTACTTGGAAGCGTGGCTGTTGGATTGGATCGATGGATTTTCCAGAGAAGAATGTTACAAACGGTGCAAGGGCTTTAA
- the htpG gene encoding molecular chaperone HtpG, which produces MEQKKFKTEVSELLHLIIHSLYSHKEIFLRELVSNSSDALDKLKYLTLTDDKLKNLVFEPRIDISFTEEGEDRTLTISDNGLGMGHDDLADNLGTIASSGTKKFLASLTEEQKKDSNLIGQFGVGFYSAFMVAKKVEVVSRKAGEEQAWKWSSTGKGSYTLDGAERESQGTTIILYLNEEGNEYANRWQIEQLVKKYSDHIAYPIFLSYDQTSYDDKKKDDEGNPLKKVEHKVEQINSSSALWRRSKSELTDEEYKEFYKQSSYDSEDPLFYLHTRAEGATEYITLFFIPSKAPFDMYYADYKPGVKLYVKRVYITDDDKELLPSYLRFVRGVIDSEDLPLNVSREILQQNRVMNAIRTASVKKLLGEFQKISEQNPDLYATFIKQYNRPLKEGLYSDYANRDALLELVRFKSSTEDGYVSLASYKERMKSDQKSIYYIAGGKEETLKASPLLEAYRKKGYEVLIMSDDIDDIVVGSIGTYKELPLKAINKSGAVDDLKEEGEDKKKDSKEAKALIKKVKKALGDKVKDVVASSRLADSPAVVVVDENDPSVQMQQILKSMGQTDFEEAKPILEINVEDPMVKKIENSNDEQYIEQLSSVLLDQALLAEGVMPKDPVGFAKRLHALLST; this is translated from the coding sequence ATGGAACAAAAGAAGTTCAAAACTGAAGTATCAGAGCTATTGCACCTGATCATCCACTCGCTCTATTCCCACAAGGAAATCTTTCTCCGCGAGCTGGTATCCAACTCATCCGATGCACTGGACAAACTTAAGTATCTCACCCTTACCGATGACAAGCTCAAGAATCTAGTCTTTGAGCCACGCATCGACATCTCCTTTACTGAGGAAGGTGAAGACCGCACACTCACCATCAGTGACAACGGTCTTGGAATGGGGCATGACGACTTGGCAGACAACCTGGGCACCATTGCATCCAGTGGAACCAAGAAGTTCCTCGCTTCCCTTACTGAGGAGCAGAAGAAGGACAGCAATCTCATCGGCCAGTTTGGTGTAGGTTTCTACAGTGCCTTCATGGTTGCAAAGAAAGTTGAGGTAGTCAGTCGAAAGGCTGGTGAGGAACAGGCTTGGAAGTGGAGCAGCACCGGTAAGGGGAGTTATACCCTTGATGGAGCAGAGCGTGAAAGCCAAGGTACGACCATTATCCTTTACCTGAACGAGGAAGGCAATGAATATGCCAACCGTTGGCAGATTGAGCAGTTGGTAAAAAAATACAGTGACCATATTGCCTATCCCATTTTCCTCTCTTACGACCAGACATCCTACGATGACAAGAAGAAGGACGATGAAGGTAATCCACTGAAGAAGGTTGAACACAAGGTTGAGCAGATCAACAGTTCCTCTGCTCTTTGGAGACGCAGCAAGAGCGAGCTGACCGATGAAGAGTACAAGGAGTTCTACAAGCAGAGTAGCTATGACAGCGAAGACCCCTTGTTCTACCTGCATACCCGCGCCGAAGGTGCAACAGAGTACATCACGCTTTTCTTCATCCCAAGTAAAGCACCCTTTGACATGTATTATGCAGATTACAAACCGGGTGTGAAGCTCTATGTGAAGCGGGTCTACATCACCGATGATGACAAAGAATTGCTTCCATCCTATCTTCGCTTTGTACGCGGTGTAATCGACAGTGAAGACCTTCCACTCAATGTCAGCCGTGAAATCCTTCAGCAGAATCGCGTAATGAATGCAATCCGCACCGCATCTGTGAAGAAGCTGCTTGGTGAGTTCCAGAAGATCAGCGAACAGAATCCTGATCTCTATGCAACGTTTATTAAGCAGTACAACCGACCCCTGAAGGAAGGTTTGTATTCTGATTATGCCAACAGGGATGCCTTGCTTGAACTGGTTCGTTTTAAATCCTCCACGGAGGATGGCTATGTAAGCCTCGCCTCCTACAAGGAGCGGATGAAGAGTGACCAGAAATCAATCTATTACATCGCGGGTGGAAAGGAAGAGACCCTCAAGGCAAGTCCCTTGCTTGAAGCGTATAGAAAGAAGGGGTATGAAGTACTCATTATGAGCGACGATATTGACGATATCGTGGTCGGCTCGATCGGTACCTACAAGGAATTGCCTCTGAAAGCAATCAACAAGAGTGGTGCCGTTGATGACCTGAAGGAAGAAGGGGAGGACAAGAAGAAAGACTCCAAGGAGGCGAAAGCCCTCATCAAGAAGGTCAAGAAGGCCCTTGGAGACAAGGTGAAAGATGTTGTTGCCTCTTCCCGTCTTGCAGATTCTCCTGCTGTCGTGGTGGTTGATGAGAATGACCCATCAGTACAGATGCAGCAGATTCTCAAGAGTATGGGACAGACAGACTTTGAAGAAGCAAAGCCGATTCTTGAGATCAATGTGGAAGACCCGATGGTCAAGAAGATTGAAAACAGTAACGATGAACAGTACATCGAACAGCTCAGTTCAGTGTTGCTGGATCAGGCTCTACTTGCTGAGGGTGTCATGCCCAAGGATCCTGTAGGGTTTGCAAAACGATTGCATGCTCTTTTATCTACATAA
- a CDS encoding mechanosensitive ion channel family protein: MIANFMALSSEAVAESSTFGRFVEKIDSWIQIGPVEFLVNVAIGLLIVLIGKLVIIGISRMLKRVLDRSKKINDLMARFVLKLVNVIGWIFLIIAFLGRLGLDMGPVLAGLGITGVVLGFAFQDTIGNLLSGVMIVINAPFRIGDYIETGSFSGTVSDMDMICVILSTPDNRKITISNKLVWNSPIVNYSNVDRRRLGLTVSVAYGTNIQLAKDTIWKILNSYSEILPEPAPMVEVNTLAASSIDFAVRPWTKPEDFWKVHWRFQGEIVDRLAEVGISVPFNQIDVHIVDQSAT, encoded by the coding sequence ATGATTGCAAATTTCATGGCACTAAGCAGTGAAGCGGTTGCGGAAAGTTCCACCTTTGGCCGCTTTGTTGAGAAGATTGATAGCTGGATTCAAATTGGGCCGGTCGAATTTTTAGTGAATGTCGCTATTGGTTTGCTTATTGTGCTCATCGGAAAACTGGTGATCATAGGCATTTCTCGAATGCTCAAACGCGTGCTTGATCGTTCCAAGAAGATAAATGACCTGATGGCGCGGTTTGTCTTGAAGCTGGTCAATGTCATAGGATGGATTTTCCTCATCATTGCATTCCTTGGCCGACTTGGCCTTGATATGGGTCCTGTGCTTGCCGGCCTCGGTATCACTGGAGTTGTCCTTGGTTTTGCATTCCAGGATACCATCGGAAACTTGCTTAGTGGTGTGATGATTGTCATCAATGCCCCATTTAGGATTGGTGATTATATTGAAACCGGATCGTTTAGTGGTACTGTGAGTGATATGGACATGATCTGTGTCATCCTCTCCACGCCCGACAACCGCAAGATAACCATCTCAAACAAGCTTGTCTGGAACAGCCCCATTGTGAATTACTCCAATGTTGACCGGAGGAGACTTGGTCTTACGGTCAGTGTTGCCTATGGGACCAACATACAGTTGGCGAAGGATACCATTTGGAAAATCCTCAATTCATACAGTGAGATACTTCCCGAGCCTGCTCCCATGGTAGAAGTGAATACGCTTGCTGCTTCGTCTATTGATTTCGCGGTTCGGCCTTGGACCAAGCCAGAAGACTTCTGGAAGGTGCATTGGAGATTCCAGGGAGAGATCGTGGATCGTCTTGCAGAGGTTGGGATCTCAGTTCCTTTCAACCAGATAGATGTACATATCGTAGACCAGAGCGCAACATAG
- a CDS encoding sigma 54-interacting transcriptional regulator — MIKILIVVPYQELQEAFDQVIQSYDLDTIEVRTTHIYGSNPQKIVPLAADIIVARGITAQAIAHQKPSVHVVPIALSSADLLSALAKAKKKNSNAHIGVVTNEQLCDQELISTLVGQPVSIFQVTDEKDVKIGLEHLARKGCTLFVGGLTMCRLCEEQQFSHVHVKSGYQAVVHAVAEAVAAARSLERAQTRGNLLGTLLNNAAYALLAINSSATIIAANRQAEQLFGTTSLLGKQLMEVYQSGKWDLALKVGKKEILVPIAGKQFLVTQQPISMDEETSGFLFTFQNTEAIQQTEHMIRTELSRKGLVAKYTFSNIVTQNAQMKALVEKARRFSQVPGAVLLLGETGTGKELFAQSIHNESPRASQPFVAVNCAALPEQLLESELFGYSEGAFTGASKGGKPGLFELAHKGTIFLDEIAEMPIVVQAKLLRVLQEREVRRVGADMVVPVDVRVISAANSNILQKVQDGSFRLDLFYRISLLSLMLIPLRERPEDIGLLFSHFATQYCERHGLNGININTEALEMLEQFYWPGNIRELRNAAERLAILHTSDRVGVREIEQLDIGSTGLYLETKETEKQKPKKKKRSDHELYEQFLASGLTREEFAKEVGISRTTLWRKFSRFEIE; from the coding sequence TTGATAAAGATTTTGATTGTTGTTCCCTACCAAGAGTTGCAAGAAGCATTCGATCAAGTCATCCAGAGTTATGACCTGGATACAATTGAAGTGCGTACAACCCATATCTATGGAAGTAATCCCCAAAAGATTGTACCTCTTGCTGCTGATATCATTGTAGCCCGTGGAATCACTGCACAGGCAATTGCCCACCAGAAACCATCGGTGCATGTTGTGCCCATTGCACTCAGTAGCGCGGATTTGCTTAGTGCGCTCGCCAAAGCTAAAAAAAAGAACAGCAATGCCCATATCGGGGTAGTCACGAATGAGCAGCTTTGTGACCAGGAGTTGATCAGCACCTTGGTTGGACAGCCTGTATCAATCTTCCAGGTAACCGATGAGAAAGACGTAAAGATAGGACTGGAGCATCTTGCAAGAAAGGGTTGTACCCTTTTTGTTGGAGGACTCACAATGTGTCGCCTGTGTGAGGAGCAGCAGTTTTCGCATGTGCATGTAAAGAGTGGCTATCAGGCAGTTGTCCATGCAGTGGCAGAGGCTGTTGCAGCCGCTCGCTCTCTGGAGCGGGCACAAACAAGGGGAAATCTGCTTGGGACACTGCTCAACAATGCCGCATATGCGCTGCTTGCGATCAACAGTAGTGCTACTATCATTGCAGCCAACCGGCAAGCTGAACAACTTTTTGGTACTACATCCCTGTTGGGAAAACAACTGATGGAAGTTTATCAATCGGGGAAGTGGGATCTTGCCTTGAAGGTAGGGAAGAAAGAGATACTCGTGCCGATTGCAGGCAAGCAGTTCTTGGTAACTCAACAGCCGATCAGCATGGATGAGGAGACATCAGGCTTCCTCTTCACATTCCAGAATACAGAAGCAATCCAGCAGACAGAGCATATGATCAGGACGGAGCTGAGCAGAAAAGGCTTGGTCGCCAAATATACATTCTCCAACATTGTGACACAGAATGCCCAGATGAAGGCTCTGGTGGAGAAAGCCAGAAGGTTCAGCCAGGTTCCAGGTGCCGTACTCCTTCTCGGAGAGACTGGAACAGGAAAGGAGTTGTTTGCCCAGAGCATACACAATGAATCGCCCCGTGCCTCGCAGCCTTTTGTTGCAGTGAACTGTGCAGCACTTCCAGAGCAATTGTTGGAGAGTGAGTTGTTCGGGTACTCCGAGGGGGCCTTCACCGGTGCAAGCAAGGGAGGAAAACCTGGGTTGTTTGAATTGGCTCATAAGGGCACCATTTTCCTCGATGAAATAGCAGAGATGCCGATAGTCGTGCAGGCGAAACTGCTTCGTGTCCTTCAGGAGCGAGAGGTTCGCCGAGTAGGGGCTGACATGGTTGTTCCTGTAGATGTGAGAGTCATTAGTGCTGCAAACAGCAATATCCTGCAGAAAGTGCAGGATGGTTCATTCCGCCTTGATCTGTTCTATCGTATTAGTCTGTTGAGCCTGATGCTGATTCCTTTGCGTGAGCGTCCCGAGGATATCGGGTTGTTGTTCTCTCATTTTGCCACGCAATACTGCGAGCGGCATGGACTGAATGGTATCAACATCAACACAGAGGCTTTGGAGATGCTTGAACAGTTCTACTGGCCCGGGAACATCCGCGAGTTGCGGAATGCAGCAGAACGGCTTGCAATTCTCCATACCTCCGACAGGGTTGGCGTCCGAGAGATAGAGCAACTTGATATCGGGTCTACTGGCTTGTACCTTGAAACAAAGGAAACAGAAAAACAAAAGCCAAAAAAGAAAAAACGCTCCGATCACGAGCTGTATGAGCAGTTCCTCGCCAGTGGTTTGACTCGGGAGGAATTCGCCAAGGAGGTCGGTATAAGCAGGACAACGCTTTGGAGGAAGTTCTCCCGATTTGAAATAGAGTAG